Proteins found in one Azospirillum thermophilum genomic segment:
- a CDS encoding response regulator, whose translation MHRDQRRHRPFRILLVEDDPADAALAKRAIREGRILCDVRHVQDGEEALAYLRREPPRFADVPRPDLILLDLNMPRLDGRGVLKAVKQDEALRRIPVVVLTTSDADCDVEAIYRLGANSFVTKPMDLQDFFNVVAGLESYWFNIVKLPR comes from the coding sequence ATGCATCGTGACCAGCGACGACACCGCCCCTTCCGCATCCTGCTGGTCGAGGACGATCCGGCCGACGCCGCCCTTGCCAAGCGGGCGATCCGCGAGGGGCGCATCCTGTGCGACGTGCGCCATGTCCAGGACGGCGAGGAGGCGCTGGCTTATCTGCGGCGCGAGCCGCCGCGCTTCGCCGATGTCCCGCGGCCCGACCTCATCCTGCTCGACCTCAACATGCCGCGGCTGGACGGCCGCGGCGTGCTGAAGGCGGTGAAGCAGGACGAGGCGCTGCGGCGCATCCCGGTGGTGGTGCTGACGACCTCGGACGCGGACTGCGACGTGGAGGCCATCTATCGCCTGGGCGCCAACAGCTTCGTGACCAAGCCGATGGACCTGCAGGACTTCTTCAACGTCGTCGCCGGGCTGGAGAGCTACTGGTTCAACATCGTCAAGCTGCCGCGCTAG
- a CDS encoding TetR/AcrR family transcriptional regulator, with protein sequence MTSSSPKAPASIGPRGMARRRAILEAAEHLFIEKGFEQTTLSDIIGRAGGSRATLYEHFGDKAGLFRAMMEENSADILAGLADARADDLASPEVELTKFALRFVQALLNDQTTAILRILVSEGSRIPDIAESFFRIGPETALTRLADYLRRLSEAGALRIDNPQVAARAFLGMVSGNILMRRLILPERSLPVDEIDCYVRQAVTLFLRGAGRR encoded by the coding sequence ATGACCAGCAGCAGCCCGAAGGCGCCGGCCAGCATCGGCCCGCGCGGCATGGCGCGCCGGCGGGCGATCCTGGAGGCGGCGGAGCATCTGTTCATCGAGAAGGGGTTCGAGCAGACGACGCTGAGCGACATCATCGGCCGGGCCGGCGGGTCGCGCGCCACGCTGTACGAGCATTTCGGCGACAAGGCCGGGCTGTTCCGCGCGATGATGGAGGAGAACAGCGCCGACATCCTGGCCGGTCTGGCAGACGCGAGGGCCGACGACCTCGCCTCCCCCGAGGTGGAGCTGACGAAGTTCGCCCTGCGCTTCGTCCAGGCCCTGCTGAACGACCAGACCACCGCCATCCTGCGCATCCTGGTGTCGGAGGGCAGCCGCATCCCCGACATCGCCGAATCCTTCTTCCGCATCGGCCCGGAGACGGCATTGACGCGGCTGGCCGATTACCTGCGCCGGCTGTCGGAGGCGGGCGCCCTGCGGATCGACAACCCGCAGGTCGCCGCCCGCGCCTTCCTCGGCATGGTCAGCGGCAACATCCTGATGCGCCGCCTGATCCTGCCCGAACGGTCCCTGCCGGTCGACGAGATCGACTGCTATGTCCGGCAGGCGGTGACGCTGTTCCTGCGCGGGGCGGGGCGGAGGTAG
- a CDS encoding sensor histidine kinase, translating to MTLAWDLLSGLRLSARRRAGPRCRHRVTLALVAVLLLSLWAVWGWVDAIRMRWALAELRAAVATTATPYAGSLGSALNKRLALVRGLAAFVTVEAHKAGAPDSLSDELAENFAAYADALRASVPGIRNISAAPGFVIRLVNPVAGNEKVLGNNLLADPRPGFPDTVRRAMATREVATHGPVELIQGGQGLIARAVVFRDGTPWGAVGAVFDLAPILEEANLSGMGPQVVFALRRVGGHPFAGREAVLEMAPIVERIRVPDGDWELALAPAEGWEAAARVRAAHGPVLALFVGIGGLLVLVVVLVAEGRGALARLVEERTRELEQARRDADRKAEELALARRELEQFAFAAAHDLQEPVRTMGSYAQLLQREIGPVLDEERAVLLDRVVEGAKRLKALLRDVQIFIAENAIPLPEGPVEAGRALDAALLALGPQVVRAEGRITRDPLPAVFADERRLREIFVALIANALEYRHPDRAPDIHVGACRIGDEAVIEVRDNGIGIDPCYHEQIFQVFRRLHGRDEHPGTGMGLPIARKMAERLGGGLTVRSEAGQGSSFLIRLPAPAGSRTVTPEHAS from the coding sequence ATGACGCTGGCCTGGGATCTGCTGTCCGGTCTGCGGCTTTCCGCGCGGCGGCGCGCCGGTCCGCGCTGCCGCCACCGGGTGACGCTGGCACTGGTCGCGGTGCTGCTGCTCTCGCTGTGGGCCGTGTGGGGCTGGGTGGATGCCATCCGCATGCGCTGGGCGCTGGCGGAGCTGCGCGCCGCCGTCGCAACCACCGCCACCCCCTATGCCGGCAGCCTGGGCAGCGCGCTCAACAAGCGCCTCGCCCTGGTGCGCGGGCTCGCCGCCTTCGTCACGGTGGAGGCGCACAAGGCCGGCGCGCCGGACAGCCTCAGCGACGAGCTGGCGGAGAACTTCGCCGCCTATGCCGACGCGCTGCGTGCCTCGGTCCCCGGCATCCGCAACATCTCGGCCGCTCCCGGCTTCGTCATCCGCCTCGTCAATCCCGTCGCCGGCAATGAGAAGGTGCTGGGCAACAACCTGCTGGCCGATCCGCGGCCGGGCTTTCCCGACACCGTCCGCCGGGCGATGGCGACGCGCGAGGTGGCGACCCATGGGCCGGTCGAGCTGATCCAGGGCGGGCAGGGGCTGATCGCCCGCGCCGTGGTCTTCCGCGACGGTACGCCCTGGGGGGCGGTCGGCGCCGTCTTCGACCTCGCCCCCATCCTGGAGGAGGCCAACCTGTCCGGGATGGGGCCGCAGGTCGTCTTCGCCCTTCGCCGGGTCGGCGGCCATCCCTTCGCCGGGCGGGAGGCGGTGCTGGAGATGGCCCCGATCGTCGAGCGCATCCGCGTCCCCGACGGCGACTGGGAGCTGGCGCTGGCGCCCGCCGAGGGGTGGGAGGCGGCGGCCCGCGTCCGTGCCGCCCACGGCCCGGTGCTCGCCCTCTTCGTCGGGATCGGCGGGCTGCTGGTCCTCGTCGTGGTCCTGGTGGCCGAAGGGCGCGGCGCGCTCGCCCGGCTGGTGGAGGAGCGCACGCGCGAGCTGGAGCAGGCCCGCCGCGACGCCGACCGCAAGGCGGAGGAGCTGGCGCTCGCCCGGCGGGAGCTGGAACAGTTCGCCTTCGCCGCCGCCCACGACCTGCAGGAGCCGGTGCGCACGATGGGCAGCTACGCCCAGCTCCTGCAGCGCGAGATCGGGCCGGTCCTCGACGAGGAGCGCGCCGTCCTGCTGGACCGGGTGGTGGAGGGGGCGAAGCGGCTGAAGGCGCTGCTGCGCGACGTGCAGATCTTCATCGCGGAGAATGCCATCCCGCTGCCCGAGGGGCCGGTGGAGGCCGGCCGGGCGCTGGACGCGGCGCTTCTGGCGCTGGGGCCGCAGGTGGTGCGGGCGGAGGGGCGCATCACCCGCGACCCGCTGCCCGCCGTGTTCGCCGACGAGCGGCGGCTGCGCGAGATCTTCGTCGCGCTGATCGCCAACGCGCTGGAATACCGCCATCCCGACCGCGCGCCCGACATCCATGTCGGGGCATGCCGCATCGGCGACGAGGCGGTCATCGAGGTGCGCGACAACGGAATCGGCATCGATCCCTGCTATCACGAGCAGATCTTCCAGGTCTTCCGCCGGCTGCATGGCCGGGACGAGCATCCCGGTACCGGCATGGGGCTGCCCATCGCGCGCAAGATGGCCGAGCGGCTGGGCGGCGGCCTCACCGTCCGGTCCGAAGCGGGGCAGGGCAGCAGCTTCCTCATCCGCCTGCCGGCCCCCGCCGGCTCCCGAACCGTCACCCCGGAGCATGCATCGTGA
- a CDS encoding TetR/AcrR family transcriptional regulator — translation MAESELEGAEPQETGRHEPGAQPRGRLRCRALLDAAADLFVEKGYAATSLTEILERAGGSRATLYKHFGDKEGLFRTMMEEHCAQILETMVVRRESDGTDRPEERLFQLGMQISDTLVSQQTIAILRTLVSEGARIPDIVESFFRIGPQQTNGRITDYFLELAEAGLIAVDSPQSAAQAFTGMIAGNLLMRRLILPEEAIPRADTEAYVRSAVHLFLQGAAPQSG, via the coding sequence ATGGCCGAGTCAGAGCTTGAGGGGGCGGAACCGCAGGAGACGGGCCGGCACGAGCCGGGGGCGCAGCCGCGCGGCCGCCTGCGCTGCCGGGCCCTGCTGGACGCCGCCGCCGACCTGTTCGTCGAGAAGGGCTATGCCGCGACCTCGCTGACCGAGATCCTGGAACGGGCGGGCGGCTCGCGCGCCACGCTCTACAAGCATTTCGGCGACAAGGAGGGGCTGTTCCGCACGATGATGGAGGAGCACTGCGCCCAGATCCTGGAGACGATGGTGGTCCGCAGGGAGTCGGACGGCACGGACAGGCCGGAGGAGCGGCTGTTCCAGCTCGGCATGCAGATCTCCGACACGCTGGTCTCGCAGCAGACCATCGCCATCCTGCGCACGCTGGTCTCCGAAGGCGCCCGGATCCCGGACATCGTGGAGTCCTTCTTCCGCATCGGGCCGCAGCAGACCAACGGCCGCATCACCGACTATTTCCTGGAGCTGGCGGAGGCCGGGCTGATCGCCGTCGACTCGCCGCAGAGCGCCGCCCAGGCCTTCACCGGCATGATCGCCGGCAACCTGCTGATGCGCCGCCTGATCCTTCCGGAGGAAGCGATCCCCCGTGCCGACACCGAGGCCTATGTCCGCTCGGCCGTCCACCTGTTCCTGCAGGGCGCCGCGCCGCAGAGCGGCTGA
- a CDS encoding universal stress protein, with protein MTPKDIVVFIEEEEGLVNRLSYATALAERWQAHLTATFVAGRLDLHHASGFARGAGVGAMLRKHQASVRDAETWAKTVFETLTQRAGIPAEWRVSENEDGEALMLHARHACLAIVGPPDRPKELRRLLSLSEDVIFASGRPSLLLPRDWPSDRIGRRIVVGWNGSREAANAIGNALPFLVAAEAVHLVVVPAATLQASLGAEPGADMTRHLVRNGVEVVLEQCPGTDAGAVLLDRARALDADMLVMGAYGRSKISEFVFGGATRTVLANAGLPILLSR; from the coding sequence GTGACCCCCAAGGACATCGTCGTTTTCATCGAAGAGGAAGAGGGGCTGGTCAACCGGCTCTCCTACGCCACGGCGCTGGCCGAGCGGTGGCAGGCCCACCTGACCGCCACCTTCGTCGCCGGGCGGCTCGACCTCCACCATGCCAGCGGCTTCGCCCGCGGCGCCGGGGTGGGCGCCATGCTGCGCAAGCATCAGGCGAGCGTGCGCGATGCCGAGACATGGGCGAAGACGGTGTTCGAGACCCTCACCCAGCGCGCCGGCATCCCGGCGGAATGGCGGGTGTCGGAGAACGAGGACGGCGAGGCGCTGATGCTGCACGCCCGCCATGCCTGTCTCGCCATCGTCGGGCCGCCCGACCGCCCGAAGGAGCTGCGCCGGCTGCTGAGCCTGTCGGAGGACGTGATCTTCGCCTCCGGCCGGCCGTCGCTGCTGCTGCCGCGGGACTGGCCGTCGGACCGCATCGGGCGGCGGATCGTCGTGGGCTGGAACGGCAGCCGGGAAGCCGCCAACGCCATCGGAAACGCCCTGCCCTTCCTGGTGGCGGCCGAGGCCGTCCATCTGGTCGTCGTGCCCGCGGCGACGCTGCAGGCGAGCCTGGGCGCGGAGCCGGGGGCCGACATGACCCGCCATCTCGTCCGCAACGGGGTGGAGGTGGTGCTGGAGCAGTGTCCGGGAACCGACGCCGGCGCCGTGCTGCTGGACCGCGCCCGCGCGCTCGACGCCGACATGCTGGTGATGGGGGCCTACGGCCGCTCCAAGATCAGCGAGTTCGTGTTCGGCGGCGCCACCCGCACCGTCCTGGCGAACGCCGGGCTTCCCATCCTGTTGTCCCGATAG
- a CDS encoding efflux RND transporter periplasmic adaptor subunit produces MSRANPVFSLAVAASLAVALAACDQKARTSEPPKAGPAEVGVITIEPQRLPVTVELPGRTAAYRVAEIRPQVSGIVLKRMFQEGSDVKAGDQLYQIDPATYEASLASAQADIQKAEANLQAARNKASRYSDLVKSSVVSKQDYDDVMASLKQNEAQLAAARAAYNLARINLDYTRVFAPISGRIGKSSVTEGALVTANQATALATIQQLDPIYVDVTQTASQLMQLRDDMASGRIRPAEPGKIPVTLFLNAAEAPYAQRGELQFSDVTVDPGTSSVQLRAVFPNPKLDLLPGLFVRAKVEQGVAENAIAVPQAAVSRGPDGAARVWVVDGENKVTMRPIRTDRAVANAWLVADGLKPGERIVVEGLQKVRQGATVKPVPAQAAVAALPAAQPAAAQPAR; encoded by the coding sequence ATGTCGAGAGCGAACCCAGTCTTTTCCCTGGCCGTCGCGGCCTCGCTCGCCGTGGCGCTCGCCGCGTGCGACCAGAAGGCCCGGACGTCCGAACCGCCGAAGGCCGGCCCCGCGGAAGTCGGCGTCATCACCATCGAGCCGCAGCGCCTGCCGGTGACGGTGGAGCTGCCCGGCCGCACCGCCGCCTACCGCGTGGCGGAGATCCGCCCGCAGGTCAGCGGCATCGTCCTGAAGCGCATGTTCCAGGAGGGCAGCGACGTCAAGGCGGGCGACCAGCTCTACCAGATCGACCCCGCCACCTACGAGGCGTCGCTGGCCAGCGCCCAGGCCGACATCCAGAAGGCGGAGGCCAACCTGCAGGCCGCCCGCAACAAGGCCTCGCGCTATTCCGACCTCGTGAAGTCCAGCGTGGTCAGCAAGCAGGACTATGACGACGTCATGGCCTCGCTGAAGCAGAACGAGGCGCAGCTCGCCGCCGCCAGGGCGGCCTACAACCTCGCGCGCATCAACCTGGACTACACGCGGGTGTTCGCGCCGATCTCCGGCCGCATCGGCAAGTCCAGCGTGACGGAAGGGGCGCTGGTCACCGCCAACCAGGCGACGGCGCTGGCGACCATCCAGCAGCTCGACCCGATCTACGTCGACGTGACGCAGACCGCCTCGCAGCTCATGCAGCTTCGCGACGACATGGCGAGCGGCCGCATCCGCCCGGCGGAGCCCGGCAAGATTCCGGTCACCCTTTTCCTCAACGCGGCGGAGGCCCCCTACGCCCAGCGCGGCGAGCTGCAGTTCTCCGACGTCACGGTCGATCCGGGCACCAGCTCGGTGCAGCTCCGCGCGGTGTTCCCCAACCCGAAGCTCGACCTGCTGCCCGGCCTGTTCGTCCGCGCCAAGGTGGAGCAGGGCGTGGCGGAGAATGCCATCGCCGTGCCGCAGGCGGCCGTCTCGCGCGGTCCCGACGGCGCCGCCCGCGTCTGGGTGGTCGACGGCGAGAACAAGGTGACGATGCGTCCGATCCGCACCGACCGCGCCGTCGCCAACGCCTGGCTGGTCGCCGACGGGCTCAAGCCCGGCGAACGCATCGTGGTGGAGGGGCTGCAGAAGGTCCGCCAGGGCGCCACGGTGAAGCCGGTGCCGGCGCAGGCCGCCGTCGCGGCCCTCCCCGCCGCCCAGCCTGCCGCCGCCCAGCCTGCGCGCTGA
- a CDS encoding PAS domain S-box protein has product MSAATDMKTGQEDGISPRPDRVAARAAGLRRQTVRLLPALVVLLGGLLIAAAVWLTLAGLDRERSEVLRAKEADAANLARGFEENIRQTVRRIDQALVHLRDEYTSHPDAFLDKAASLQRSLYADLDFQIGAVDARGMMRFSGLTVPHDPIDLSDREHFRVHRDSDGDELFISRPMIGRFSGRQVVQFTRRIPAADGGFGGVMVLSVHPASLARFYGTADLGVQGALMLVGADRVIRARAAATPAPVDPIGHLYPDQPFFDAAQPAAGVFQVQSPIDGQARITAYRRLKDYPLIVFVGLGLEEALAPYEARRARIEQAVWGLGGLGVAVVLLIAWLLRQQLRHHRRIEEAQALLAETEERWRLALEAVGDGVWDWNAATGEVFYSRGWKRMLGYGEREIGNRLAEWESRVHPEDVQAVHRELDRHFSGGTPFYISEHRMLCKDGRFRWILDRGVAVDRAEDGSPLRVVGTHTDITRLKRTEEALAAAAARTTAILQSVPLGVAIVDPQRRIQIVNPKMAEIFLRGIRELEGSRTRIFYDSDQDFDEVGRRVYPVIHRGEVAVEELPLRRGDGSVFWARIIGQRVSAADPALGIVWVVEDVSVRRSADEALKASMEFQRVLIDTVPIPIFVKDAQGRYLDANAAFERWLGLRRGELRGRTARDIAPSDLAATYEVADQVLLASPHTQLYEGRARGADGTVRDIEFSKAVFFDAAGTPAGIVGAMIDVTEHKKAQQALRERQELFERIFVSNAAVKLLIDPSDGTIVDANGSAAEFYGYPLERLRSLRITDLNILSLEEVRHEMAAAATEERKFFRFRHRLASGEIRDVEVYSSPIRVNGRELLFSLVHDVTGRLAAEAALRDKTAELERSNAELEAFAYVASHDLRQPLRTINSYLSLLQKDLDGRLDDETRQYMDFARSGAQRMDRLIVDLLEYSRVGRKTRPFAAHPAGGILAAALDNLEVAIAETQARVTVAQDLPVLWGDDNELIRLFQNLIGNAVKYCPADRRPEVAVTCGPVEQGWRFTIRDNGIGIEAEHFDRIFGIFQRLHSRQDYDGTGVGLAVCKKIVGHHGGTIGVESDPGLGSRFFVVLPRWEGGAE; this is encoded by the coding sequence ATGAGTGCCGCAACCGACATGAAGACCGGACAGGAGGACGGGATCTCGCCCCGTCCGGACCGGGTCGCCGCCCGCGCGGCGGGACTTCGGCGGCAGACGGTCCGGCTGCTGCCGGCGCTGGTCGTCCTGCTCGGCGGGCTGCTGATCGCCGCGGCCGTCTGGCTGACCCTCGCCGGCCTGGACCGGGAACGGTCGGAGGTCCTGCGCGCCAAGGAGGCCGACGCCGCCAACCTCGCCCGCGGCTTCGAGGAGAACATCCGCCAGACGGTGCGCCGCATCGACCAGGCGCTGGTCCATCTGCGCGACGAGTACACCAGCCATCCCGATGCCTTCCTCGACAAGGCGGCGTCGCTGCAGCGCTCGCTCTATGCCGACCTCGACTTCCAGATCGGCGCGGTGGATGCCCGGGGCATGATGCGGTTCTCCGGCCTGACCGTCCCGCACGACCCCATAGATCTCAGCGACCGCGAGCATTTCCGGGTCCACCGCGATTCCGACGGCGACGAGCTCTTCATCAGCAGGCCGATGATCGGCCGGTTCAGCGGCCGGCAGGTCGTCCAGTTCACCCGGCGCATCCCCGCGGCGGACGGCGGGTTCGGCGGCGTGATGGTCCTGTCGGTGCACCCCGCCAGCCTCGCCCGCTTCTACGGCACGGCGGACCTCGGCGTGCAGGGCGCCCTGATGCTGGTCGGCGCCGACCGGGTGATCCGCGCCCGCGCCGCCGCCACCCCGGCACCCGTCGATCCGATCGGCCATCTCTATCCCGACCAGCCGTTCTTCGATGCCGCCCAGCCGGCGGCCGGCGTGTTCCAGGTGCAGAGCCCGATCGACGGGCAGGCGCGCATCACCGCCTACCGCCGGCTGAAGGACTATCCGCTGATCGTTTTCGTCGGGCTGGGGCTGGAGGAGGCGCTGGCCCCCTACGAGGCGCGGCGGGCGCGGATCGAGCAGGCGGTCTGGGGCCTCGGCGGCCTCGGCGTGGCGGTGGTCCTGCTGATCGCCTGGCTGCTGCGCCAGCAGCTCCGCCACCATCGCCGGATCGAGGAGGCGCAGGCCCTTCTCGCCGAGACCGAGGAGCGCTGGCGCCTGGCGCTGGAGGCGGTGGGCGACGGGGTCTGGGACTGGAACGCCGCGACGGGCGAGGTCTTCTACTCCCGCGGCTGGAAGCGCATGCTCGGCTACGGCGAGCGGGAGATCGGCAACCGCCTGGCGGAGTGGGAGAGCCGCGTCCATCCCGAGGACGTGCAGGCGGTGCACCGCGAGCTGGACCGCCACTTCTCCGGCGGGACCCCGTTCTACATCAGCGAGCATCGCATGCTGTGCAAGGACGGCCGCTTCCGCTGGATCCTCGACCGCGGGGTGGCGGTCGACCGGGCCGAGGACGGATCCCCCCTGCGGGTGGTGGGAACCCACACCGACATCACCCGCCTCAAGCGGACGGAGGAGGCGCTGGCCGCGGCGGCGGCGCGCACCACCGCGATCCTGCAGAGCGTCCCGCTCGGCGTCGCCATCGTCGATCCGCAGCGCCGCATCCAGATCGTCAACCCCAAGATGGCGGAGATCTTCCTGCGCGGCATCCGCGAGCTGGAAGGATCCCGCACCCGGATCTTCTACGACAGCGACCAGGACTTCGACGAGGTCGGCCGGCGCGTCTACCCGGTCATCCACCGCGGCGAGGTGGCGGTCGAGGAGCTTCCCCTGCGGCGCGGCGACGGCAGCGTCTTCTGGGCGCGCATCATAGGCCAGCGCGTCTCGGCCGCGGATCCGGCGCTCGGCATCGTCTGGGTGGTGGAGGACGTCAGCGTCCGCCGCTCCGCCGACGAGGCGCTGAAGGCCAGCATGGAGTTCCAGCGCGTCCTGATCGACACGGTGCCGATCCCCATCTTCGTGAAGGACGCCCAGGGCCGCTATCTCGACGCCAACGCGGCGTTCGAGCGCTGGCTGGGCCTTCGCCGCGGCGAGCTGCGCGGCCGCACCGCCCGCGACATCGCGCCGTCCGACCTCGCCGCCACCTACGAGGTGGCCGACCAGGTGCTGCTCGCCTCGCCCCACACCCAGCTCTACGAGGGCCGCGCCCGCGGCGCCGACGGGACGGTGCGCGACATCGAGTTTTCCAAGGCGGTCTTCTTCGATGCCGCCGGCACGCCGGCCGGCATCGTCGGCGCGATGATCGACGTGACCGAGCACAAGAAGGCGCAGCAGGCCCTGCGCGAGCGGCAGGAGCTGTTCGAGCGCATCTTCGTCTCCAACGCGGCGGTCAAGCTGCTGATCGACCCGAGCGACGGGACGATCGTCGACGCCAACGGCAGCGCCGCGGAGTTCTACGGCTACCCGCTGGAGCGGCTGCGCAGCCTGCGGATCACCGACCTCAACATCCTTTCGCTGGAGGAGGTGCGGCACGAGATGGCGGCGGCGGCGACGGAGGAGCGGAAGTTCTTCCGCTTCCGGCACCGTCTGGCATCGGGCGAGATCCGCGACGTCGAGGTCTACAGCAGCCCGATCCGGGTGAACGGGCGGGAACTTCTCTTCTCCCTCGTCCACGACGTCACCGGCCGGCTGGCGGCGGAGGCGGCGCTGCGCGACAAGACGGCGGAGCTGGAGCGCTCGAACGCGGAGCTGGAGGCCTTCGCCTATGTCGCCTCGCACGACCTTCGCCAGCCGCTGCGCACCATCAACAGCTACCTGTCGCTGCTGCAGAAGGACCTGGACGGCAGGCTGGACGACGAGACGCGGCAATACATGGACTTCGCCCGGTCCGGCGCCCAGCGGATGGACCGGCTGATCGTCGATCTGCTGGAATACAGCCGCGTCGGCCGCAAGACACGGCCCTTCGCCGCCCATCCGGCCGGCGGCATCCTGGCGGCGGCGCTCGACAATCTGGAGGTCGCCATCGCCGAGACGCAGGCACGGGTCACGGTGGCGCAGGATCTGCCGGTCCTCTGGGGCGACGACAACGAGCTGATCCGGCTGTTCCAGAATCTGATCGGCAACGCGGTCAAATACTGCCCGGCCGACCGCCGGCCGGAGGTCGCGGTCACCTGCGGGCCGGTGGAGCAGGGCTGGCGCTTCACGATCCGCGACAACGGAATCGGCATCGAGGCCGAGCATTTCGACCGCATCTTCGGGATCTTCCAGCGCTTGCACAGCCGCCAGGACTATGATGGCACCGGCGTCGGCCTCGCCGTCTGCAAGAAGATCGTCGGGCATCACGGCGGCACCATCGGCGTGGAGTCGGACCCCGGGCTGGGCAGCCGCTTCTTCGTCGTCCTGCCGCGCTGGGAGGGCGGGGCGGAATGA